A stretch of DNA from Yoonia sp. BS5-3:
CCTCTGGCGCTAAGGGAAGTGTGACGTAGAAGGTTGATCCTGTTCCAAGCTCAGACGTGAAATCGACAATCCCGCCATATTGCGCAACGATCTTGCGCACGAACGCGAGGCCAGAGCCCGTGCCAGGGTCTTCATCGGCAAGAAATCTATAGTCCTCACGTTTGTTAAGGCGGCTGAAAATCTGAAAGACCTTTTCGTGATGCTGGTCGCTGACGCCAATCCCATTGTCGCGCACAAAAATCGCATCTTTCAGCGTTTGGCCGTTGATCTCCACCGAACTGACAAAGCCGATTTCAACATGCTTTTGGGCATTTTCATTATACTTGATCCCGTTCAGGATAAGGTTTTGCAGGATGGTTTTTACGTCGACCCTTGCTGCCAAAAGGGTGGGGATCGGACCTGTTTCGATAATCTCGCCACCGCGTTCGGCCAGCCAACCGGATAATTCATTGCGGATCGTGTCGATCACCTGATGCGGCTCGACCAGATCGCTTGGCCCATCATTATGGCCAAGCCGCGAGAAAAACAGCAGATCCGAGATTAACTGCTGCATGCGGCCCGACAGCTCGTTCATGCGCAAAGCCCGTTCACGCGCTTTGGGGGGCAATTCCTCGCGTAGTAGAAAATTGGCGTTGATACTGATGCCGCGCAGGGGCTCTTTCAGGTCATGACTGGCAATATGCGCAAATTCGTCCAATTCCCGATGGGATTGGGCCAGATCCTCGGTCAGCTTGTCAACCTGTTGCTTGAGCGCATGTTCACGGCTGGCGTGCCGCTTTTCCAATGCAACCACGCGGACCCGATACCGCTGCCGTTGCCAATAAAGAAGGCCAAGCAACAACAGGATCAAAACGATCGCCATGCCGGGTAACAGACCGCCATTCAGTGACGTTTGGCGTTCTTGCGCGGCGACAGGCGTGCCTAGAATGCCAAGCGTAAGCACTTGGCAAAAAAGCAAAAAGAGGCGCTTTTTCCAAATCATATGGCGACAACCAGACGCAGAGGGACTTACGAACATAGCAGGGCTCCTGCCGCACTTAATCACACGCAACAATAAGTTGTAAGCGCCCTTTTGGGGCCGTGAGATACTAAGTGATACGCAAACCGTCCTGGTCAAACCCGTGCAAATTGTCCTCTGGTATCGATAGACCGACCTGATCACCGACCTTGTACGCGGTATTGCCATTTACACGTACTGTAATCTGACCGGCATCGCCGCAGTTCAAAATCACAAAGGTGTCGGCGCCAAGATATTCCAGCAGGTCGACCACGCCATCCAATTGGCCAGTGCCCGGCGACACCAAATCAATATGTTCGGGGCGCATCCCAATGGATATCGCACCTGTCGGTAGATCGCGTCCAGTGATCGTAGTGGCCGGAACCACATTCATCCGGGGCGAGCCGATAAATTGCGCGACAAACAGATTGGCCGGGTTCTCATACAGCTCGCGCGGGGTGCCCACCTGTGCGATCTTTCCGAACTCAAGCACCACGATCCGATCGGCCAGTGTCATCGCCTCGACCTGATCATGGGTGACGTAGATCATCGTCGATTTCAGCTGCTGATGAAGTTTTGCGATCTCATATCGCATTTCCACACGCAGCGCGGCATCGAGGTTCGACAGCGGCTCATCAAATAAAAATGCAGTGGGGTCGCGCACGATCGAGCGTCCAATCGCCACGCGTTGGCGCTGCCCACCTGAAAGGTCCTTGGGACGACGATCTAGATAGGCATCCAGTTTCAGAACGCGTGCGGCTTCGTCCACTTTGGCGGCTACCTCAGACTTTGAAAGCCCGGCAGATTTCAACGGAAAGCCAACATTGTCGCGCACCGACATATGCGGGTACAGCGCGTATGATTGAAAGACCATCGCCAGACCACGCTTATTGGGTGGCTCGGCAGTCGCATCACGGTCACCGATCATGATCTGGCCACGGGATGTTTCCTCAAGCCCGGCGATC
This window harbors:
- a CDS encoding ABC transporter ATP-binding protein, with protein sequence MSSITLKSVEKWYGTAQVIKGVDLEINEGEFVIFVGPSGCGKSTLLRMIAGLEETSRGQIMIGDRDATAEPPNKRGLAMVFQSYALYPHMSVRDNVGFPLKSAGLSKSEVAAKVDEAARVLKLDAYLDRRPKDLSGGQRQRVAIGRSIVRDPTAFLFDEPLSNLDAALRVEMRYEIAKLHQQLKSTMIYVTHDQVEAMTLADRIVVLEFGKIAQVGTPRELYENPANLFVAQFIGSPRMNVVPATTITGRDLPTGAISIGMRPEHIDLVSPGTGQLDGVVDLLEYLGADTFVILNCGDAGQITVRVNGNTAYKVGDQVGLSIPEDNLHGFDQDGLRIT
- a CDS encoding ATP-binding protein, whose amino-acid sequence is MLFCQVLTLGILGTPVAAQERQTSLNGGLLPGMAIVLILLLLGLLYWQRQRYRVRVVALEKRHASREHALKQQVDKLTEDLAQSHRELDEFAHIASHDLKEPLRGISINANFLLREELPPKARERALRMNELSGRMQQLISDLLFFSRLGHNDGPSDLVEPHQVIDTIRNELSGWLAERGGEIIETGPIPTLLAARVDVKTILQNLILNGIKYNENAQKHVEIGFVSSVEINGQTLKDAIFVRDNGIGVSDQHHEKVFQIFSRLNKREDYRFLADEDPGTGSGLAFVRKIVAQYGGIVDFTSELGTGSTFYVTLPLAPEAA